ATGTCAGGATCGTAGACGCAGCGAAATCGCTGCGTGCTACGCAGCTCCGGCTTGTAAAGCTCGTTCGGCTCGCACACATCCGTGAGGAGGCCCGCGTGAATTTGAGTCTGAAATTCGATCGCGCCGGATATCAGGACCCGGCCATCCTCTCCCAGGACGTCGGCAGGAGGGTGGCGAAAAATAATGTCGGTGTCATCCAAAAAGAACGGCCGGCATGAGTTGAGATGGGGCGGGATCTCGCTGTCCCAACGAACTACAAAGCTGGCGACATCCGCATCAATGGAATTCATGAGTCACCTCCGTAAGTTTTTTGGATGCAGCATCACTAAAGCCATCTCAGTCGAGCCACACCCTGGAGGTGGAGTTGGAAGAGTTTTCTTAGAAGGTTGTTTGTCTAAGCCGCCTTCAGGGCTTCTCTTGCAGCTTCTATATTTCCCTTGATCACCTCCACGAGGTGTAGGCGATATTGACCCGATGGGACCTCTAGGTCAGAGCTTCCGGCGCGCCCGAGGATGACGGCGCGCCATCCGTCTACTATCAGCACTGCCTGGGTCTTTGGTTTCAAGGCATCGGGCAGCTCTCGGTTCAAGTAGGCCAAGACCGCTCGCACCCTGGGCATGGAAAGCCCCGCTTTTCTCAGCCGGACCACAAGGCGGATCCGGGCCAGATCGGC
This DNA window, taken from Candidatus Binatia bacterium, encodes the following:
- a CDS encoding MerR family transcriptional regulator, which codes for MPSFLTLNARQVIAAVQELEAQELNQRTLAAWAQMEIAVPSVAWERKRGRYSARIYSLADLARIRLVVRLRKAGLSMPRVRAVLAYLNRELPDALKPKTQAVLIVDGWRAVILGRAGSSDLEVPSGQYRLHLVEVIKGNIEAAREALKAA